GTGATACGTTATCACTCGTGTAATCCTCTTTGTATTCCGGGTGAATCGTGTGAGTttatttctctcgatattttgtactttcatatttatagtggattgtttatctcctcttgtggatgtaGGTTGGTTGACCGAAACACATTAaatgtttgtattttttttggtatatttctcgtttgtcttcttactcatggtctTTTGAGGTTTGCGTTGCTAGCTTCCGCAcgacacctaattattttcgATCCTAAGAATatctacataaaataatatatagattcGCTTATAACTAatcttaattaagtttatttttcACGTCTTTGCTGTCATTTTCTCACTAGCGTACCAACGATGCTTTAAATTTTTTCAAGTAACCTTTGATTTGTTGATATATCAAAATCAAGTTGTTAACAAAGAAATGTAGGAATTTTGAAGTTCCATTATTATTTTCACAATAATATTACAAACTAATATACAACAGTGGCATGAGGCACAAATTTGTCAGCATTTCATTCATAAAGAACGGGAGCCAAGCGTGGAGCAAGGAGAACTTCGAGCGGAGAAGCCTTGAGGACTGTCAATCCAAAGCTCTCACTCATATCAATTGGTTCCTCCGAAGGCCTCTTCATGtcaaacccctgcagcagcactgCTATTACAAAGGGCACCACTTTAAGGGCCAATGAAATTCCAGGGCACATTCTTCTTCCACTACCAAAAGGTAACAACTCAAAGTGATTGCCCCTTACATCGACATCATCGTGGGTCGTCAAGAACCTCTCTGGCTTAAACTCGTGAGGATGTGGCCATATATTAGGATCATGATGAATCTTCCATATGTTCAACAATAAGCGAGTGCCTTTTGGTATATCGTAGCCACCAATAACACAATCCTCTATCGATTCGTGTGGTACAGAGATAGGTCCAGCTGGATATAAACGTAATGCTTCTTTGACAGTAGCTTGAAGATAAATCAAGTTCTTGATATCCGATTCTTGGACCCATCTATTCTTTCCAACGTGCACATCTAGCTCATCTTGGGCCTTTTTTAGTGCATTGTAATTGTTTAGGAGTAAagataaagtccatattgaagTTACGATTGTAGTGTCCGTACCTGCCGATAGTAGACCCTAACAAATTCAACAAATTAAGTAATCAGCTCCACACAATCAATTGATAATTagtaaatgaaaaaataattttagattatATTAGATGTTTGATCTAATATTACCCGTACCACTAAGAAAAAAACTATATTCGGACCTCAACCACTGACGGAAATTCAAAATAGGAtaattttaagttatatatagtCAAAAGTTCGGACCTCAACCACTGACGAAAATCcaaaatagaataattttaagttatatatagtCAAAAGTTAGAAGGTAAATTTTAGTGAACGTTTCGATTAACTTTTTTTTCAAGTTACTTATAAGTTAAAATCTTTTGTTATACTTTTTCAGCTTTAAAAATGTACGTTTAAACACTTTTTGTGTTATTCAAAAActttcaaaactaaaaaaagcttaaaaataaaaatcattaaaaataagtctttttgaagattttggatGTTTAGAGTCCAGTCACTTCATGCCAGAGCTTGAAATAGGCTTTAGAAGATACCATGCAGTTAGCTTTGATAGCAGTATCGGCATCAAATCCAGGCAGATCTCTGTCTTCACAAATGGAAAGCATGACATCCATGAAATCTTCTCCTTCACCAGATTTAATAATTCCTTTAGAAACCCTTTTCGTTTTGTGCTCTGCTAACCATTCTTCAACAAAAGAGTCCATTTCTTTAGCAGTCTGCTTCATTGCCTTCTCATGGCCTCCTATATCCAGCCATCTTAAATAAGGTATAAAATCAGCCACAACAAAAGTCCCTAACAGTTCAAAAAATCTTCTTATTGATTTGTGAGCCTTATTTATTCCTTCTTCCTCATTACTACTGCGCCCTTTTCCGAATAAAATTCTCCCCATAGTGTTCATAACTATATCCCCAATCCATTCCTTCATCTCCATCTTCACAACACCATTTAAATTACTGTTCTCCCAGTTATTATAAATCTCTTTAATCCCTGATTTTACCTCAAATTCTCGGATGTGTTTGAGCATCTCGATTCGCCGATTGGAGAAAAGCTCAATTGTGGCAATCTTCCTTGTTTCTCTCCAGTAAGGTCCGTAAGGAGTTAGTGCAAACATAGCGTGGTTGTAGCCTATTACCTCTGAAGCCATTGATTTGGGCCGGTTCGCTAGGGCTAAGTCGTTTGTTGTGAAGCATTCTTTGGCTAATTTGGGATCGCTCACAACTATAGCCTGATGAACTCCAAGCTTCATTCCGAAAATAGGCCCGTACTTATCTGCCATGCGGCCCATGATTTTGTGAGGTAACTGATCAGTTTCGGATCCACCGAGAAGATGGAGATGGCCGATAATGGGCCATGCTCCGCCAGCTTCAGGTACCCTTCTAATTATACTCTCTGTTTTAGCTGAGAAAAATTGCTtgcgaagaaagaagaaaaagataaagGAGCTACCTACAGTGACGGCAATCAAAAGGAAATCCATGGCTGCTCTGTTAAACGAGCTAACTATCCTGGGGAATCTTATATACAAATTGATACGCAATATTGTCGATAATATTGAGTATCTTCAACCATATCACAAAATCTCCGAGATTATATCACTTAAAATATTCGGTCACAGACTGaagttatattttaatataatggataaataaaaataattaaataagtgTTCATCAACTCACCGCAATAATATAAtcgataaataaaaataaataagggaATGTTGACCAACTCGCCACAGTAATTGATACACATAATGTCCTTAATGTGAAAGCGTTGAAAGTTTGATATAGTTTTGGGTGGATAAGTTATATTGAAAAGTATAATAGAACTATATTGAAAAGTATTATAacttatatataagaaaaaactTGATACAGAGATTTATAGATTTATTTTGCGGTGGTACAATgtgtatatatatctatatttcAGTTTCAAAActaatatgtatatttgtacACTTGTGTGtcgagattgagagagaggagagaggcgaggAGATTTAGGGGAATGAGAAAATTATGTATTTGTGATCtatgtattttaatttcaattgaAATGCACGTTGTATCTTAATACAACATACTCACATTTTAGGTCTCTTTCTATCTCGTTCGTCTCTCTGCTCTCTAAAATTGTTGCTATGAATTGTAATTAGAAAAACTATAAttattattcataattatggttcaagctatatttatttatgaaaaaaaattaaaaataatatcatatttttataaataacttaatatttaaattcttcttttattcttaataaaataatttatagttaaaaagtctttttttattgttaatcTTCATTTCCCGTCAAACGATGCTAATAAAATAGGGTCAacgaaaatattaattattgcAATGTATGTTTACATTCTTGTACAATCTTGTTAAGAAACATTGTCAAACTAAAAGATGAAATGTCAAACTGTCGACAAACTCAATTGTCATTTTTGGTTTCATTTTTCTTCTGCAGGTCACTATTACTTGTAGAACTCAAttaacataaatcatatttgaTCAAATAAAAAAACCTCAGCCTAATTTAagacaaatttatttttatgttactaTTAAAAAGTAACATAAAAaggaataatttttaaaattcttttaagcAAAACTCGTTGGTAATTTGTTACGTCATGCTCTAATTTAAGACAAATTTATGTTTTCTCTATTGATGAAAAAACAATTGTAATGTGTCATGGTAGTTGGTTCATATTAGGAGGTTTTTCCCCCACTAACCTCACGTTTCTTCTATCAAACATACCTAtaaaattcattttattttcataaatatttccCCACGAAATATTTTCACTATGTTAcctacaaaattcatatttttccataaatatttttttttgattagatattttctttgttattaATTGCTCCTTGCCAAATTCTTGGCCAATTTCCAAATAATATACCTCACATTAATTGCTCCTTGCCTAAATTTTGGAGAATTCCAAGGGCTGCACATCAGCAGGCAACTTGATAGGCCATTTCTTGACTTTgaattttttcccttttttatgatgtgaaaatttattattaaaaatattaaacaaaaataataaataacaatttTATCTTATACTCCCTTCATCCAATATTAGATAGacatcttactaaaaatatttgtcttaTATTATTTGATCACTTATTAAATCAAGgtagaattaattatttttttctcattttacccctacaatCAATATGACCTTTTGAATATGAATAATTTTCAATACTAGTTATTTTTATACTCTATTTATATTACATCGATGTGAATAAAgggaaaaatagtaaaagtaaTCAATCcattaatgatttcttaatcaCCATTTAAATAGAAAGTGtccatctaatatgggacgTAGGTAGTAACTTTTTTTACAAAGGACAAAAAGTTCAATTAACATTTTTAAAACTACTTCATACTTCTACTATAATATAGATAGACTATTATGTactatataatttatataaataattattataagtatAAGTGTTATAGTATATTTTTGGTTATTTGTTTGAGATTATTTAACATCGATTAGTTCATAAATTATGCCAATTTTCTTTGTTTATTAATGAGTATATTAGTTTCaactttcaattttattttttatcctttttatatAAGCTTTAAATCCATAGATGTCAAACTTCAATGCACATTATATTATTTAAGTGCACGCTTTCAATTTCTTTGAGGGTTTGTTTGGAAAGCCATCGGGTAATTAAAATTGATGTAATTATTAGGATAGTAATTATCAGCATAACTTAGTAATTATAATGACGTGTTTGTTTGTTACTATGTAATTACAGTGTCATTATAATTAGACTATTTGGTTGCACAAATGTAATTACAAGATTgtgttaaattttaaaaataaaaattaattatctaaacttaaaatttatattagacaaacAAGAGcctttataaataatattaaattaaacattttagatatatattgtattttgaaaatatattaattaataaacataagttcttactaatattataaaaaattgatttatattttttaaaaaatttgtatattttaattaattaatcatagaAACTAAAAATACAACATTTCTTTCAACATCATGAAATGCATGTTTGACAAAAAACATTAacattataaatataatgtcataaaattatcaaaacatttgacaaaaagattatctaacaaatctaactaaaaaataaatggcttgcaatgtgaaatattAAGTCAATACTATTAAAATAAATGAAgctgaaaatataacataaattttaaattcaaaataaaattttaaacacAATACTACTCTTATGTCAAAGTTCAACAtaacgtacataaatatgatttaaaagaaaagaaaaatgtaaatCTACAACTTTATTCAACAATGActtctactttaatttaaaaattcgaATACTAGCGAAATTATGTTAATgaaaataacaaacatataataaaaaaattaatacaaaAATTTGCATGAAATCACATGAAGTAAAGGTTGACAATGACaagaaaatgaaatttaaataataataataaaatttttagaaaatattaaaataataaaaattttaaaaattttaataaaaaataaatgaaaatgaaaaaaataaaaataaaataaagaaattaaaaagtaatCAATTTGTAATTACATcatgtaattacaccaatttacAAATTTCCCCCCTCTTAATTGTAGAGTGTAATTACTCCTGTTAACTACACCCAATTACCTATTGATCAAGTAATTACATAATCAATCAGATATTTCAGATAATGTAATTACACCAAATTCGATTAACTGAGATTTCCAACTATATCCTGACGGTTC
This region of Solanum dulcamara chromosome 9, daSolDulc1.2, whole genome shotgun sequence genomic DNA includes:
- the LOC129904516 gene encoding cytochrome P450 CYP82D47-like — translated: MDFLLIAVTVGSSFIFFFFLRKQFFSAKTESIIRRVPEAGGAWPIIGHLHLLGGSETDQLPHKIMGRMADKYGPIFGMKLGVHQAIVVSDPKLAKECFTTNDLALANRPKSMASEVIGYNHAMFALTPYGPYWRETRKIATIELFSNRRIEMLKHIREFEVKSGIKEIYNNWENSNLNGVVKMEMKEWIGDIVMNTMGRILFGKGRSSNEEEGINKAHKSIRRFFELLGTFVVADFIPYLRWLDIGGHEKAMKQTAKEMDSFVEEWLAEHKTKRVSKGIIKSGEGEDFMDVMLSICEDRDLPGFDADTAIKANCMGLLSAGTDTTIVTSIWTLSLLLNNYNALKKAQDELDVHVGKNRWVQESDIKNLIYLQATVKEALRLYPAGPISVPHESIEDCVIGGYDIPKGTRLLLNIWKIHHDPNIWPHPHEFKPERFLTTHDDVDVRGNHFELLPFGSGRRMCPGISLALKVVPFVIAVLLQGFDMKRPSEEPIDMSESFGLTVLKASPLEVLLAPRLAPVLYE